One region of Paenibacillus polymyxa M1 genomic DNA includes:
- a CDS encoding helix-turn-helix transcriptional regulator, whose translation MLSDKERRKELGDFLKTRRARLSPQDFGLPIGPRRKTEGLRREEVAQLAGIGITWYTWLEQGRDIQVSSEVLEAISRVFRLNEEEKEHLFLLANQPLLSKVGRPLVESVNSVLKNLLSQLKYCPTYVTDEKLNIVSWNKAATVVFGDFNKMNDRDRNAVWRCFASKEYRELFLNWEDHAQRLIAQFRLAYTRFVGDEWFKDIIKELTNKSPEFRNWWPKHEVLGTPCGKKTLLHPLVGEMIMDHITLQVYDAPELKLTIYQPRQEGETEQKMKRLLQLVSRPTIKE comes from the coding sequence ATGTTAAGTGATAAAGAAAGAAGGAAAGAACTAGGGGATTTTTTAAAGACACGACGGGCACGGTTATCTCCTCAAGATTTTGGTTTACCTATTGGGCCACGTAGAAAAACAGAGGGACTGCGCCGAGAAGAAGTAGCTCAGCTGGCAGGGATAGGAATAACTTGGTATACATGGTTAGAGCAAGGGCGTGATATACAAGTATCTTCAGAAGTATTGGAGGCTATTTCGCGTGTATTCAGGCTAAATGAAGAGGAAAAAGAGCATCTATTTTTATTAGCAAATCAGCCATTGCTATCTAAGGTGGGAAGACCTCTCGTTGAAAGTGTAAATAGCGTCTTGAAAAATTTATTGAGTCAATTAAAATACTGTCCTACCTATGTAACAGACGAAAAATTGAACATAGTAAGCTGGAATAAAGCTGCTACCGTGGTTTTTGGTGACTTTAATAAAATGAATGATCGAGATCGTAATGCAGTCTGGCGTTGCTTTGCATCTAAAGAATACCGAGAGCTATTTCTTAATTGGGAAGATCATGCGCAACGCTTGATTGCTCAATTTCGTTTAGCATATACACGTTTTGTCGGTGATGAGTGGTTTAAAGATATCATTAAAGAACTTACTAATAAGAGCCCTGAGTTTCGTAATTGGTGGCCCAAGCATGAAGTTCTAGGTACTCCTTGTGGCAAAAAAACACTTCTGCATCCTTTAGTTGGAGAAATGATTATGGATCATATTACTCTTCAGGTGTACGATGCACCTGAACTAAAATTAACCATTTACCAACCTCGCCAAGAGGGAGAAACAGAACAGAAAATGAAGCGCTTGTTACAA
- a CDS encoding MFS transporter: MVFKKRAEAFPILTKGLVLLMAAACGFTVANVYLNQTLLVSMANTFHISETNIGIVATLTQVGYALGNLLLVPLGDIFERRKLILSLLSIVCIILAATALSMNVTWLIAANLILGFVTIVPQIIVPLAANLASEDNRGKVLGNVAIGLVCGILGARLISGFVDSHFGWRSMYWASFAGTIIMIILIVMYLPKSKGNHAIQYKKLLTSLGPLFLKEKVLQKACLSQGMMFGSFSAFWTTLVFLLNTSPYSYGSTVAGLIGLVGIAGAFATPIIGRVIDKKGPKFANTLCMFISLIAFLILIFLGYWLLGLILGALLVTVGTQANQVACQATIFQLSPEKRSRLNGLYMVSTFLGGSLGSYLGVLAWSKWHWYGVCTVGILMIGIAFSSLFSFPKQEKTVKNREFEKGSHV, from the coding sequence ATGGTTTTCAAAAAAAGGGCTGAGGCTTTTCCTATACTTACGAAAGGATTAGTTCTCCTAATGGCTGCAGCATGTGGTTTTACAGTAGCTAATGTCTATTTAAATCAAACGCTCTTAGTCAGTATGGCAAATACTTTTCACATTTCTGAAACCAATATAGGAATTGTAGCAACTTTAACTCAAGTGGGATATGCTTTGGGAAATCTTTTATTGGTACCATTAGGTGACATTTTTGAACGAAGAAAATTGATCCTAAGTTTATTATCTATTGTATGTATTATTTTAGCTGCAACTGCTTTATCAATGAATGTAACATGGCTGATTGCAGCAAACTTAATTCTTGGATTTGTTACCATTGTCCCTCAAATTATTGTTCCTCTTGCTGCTAATTTAGCTTCAGAAGATAACAGAGGAAAAGTGTTAGGGAACGTTGCCATTGGCTTAGTGTGTGGGATTTTAGGTGCTCGATTAATCAGTGGTTTTGTAGATTCACATTTTGGATGGAGATCTATGTATTGGGCTTCTTTTGCTGGCACAATTATAATGATCATTTTAATTGTAATGTATCTTCCAAAAAGCAAAGGAAATCATGCAATACAGTATAAAAAATTACTTACATCTTTAGGCCCGTTATTTTTAAAGGAAAAAGTGTTGCAAAAAGCTTGCCTTAGTCAAGGAATGATGTTTGGTTCCTTTAGTGCCTTCTGGACAACACTTGTTTTTTTATTAAATACTTCTCCGTATTCTTATGGGAGTACCGTGGCAGGGTTAATAGGTTTAGTGGGAATAGCTGGAGCCTTTGCAACTCCTATTATTGGCCGGGTGATTGATAAAAAAGGGCCAAAATTTGCTAATACTTTATGTATGTTTATTTCTTTAATCGCTTTTCTAATCTTAATATTCTTAGGATATTGGCTACTAGGATTAATTCTTGGTGCACTATTAGTAACAGTTGGTACGCAAGCAAATCAAGTTGCTTGTCAAGCTACTATCTTTCAACTATCTCCCGAAAAGAGAAGCAGATTAAATGGATTATACATGGTATCTACATTCTTAGGTGGATCTTTAGGATCATATTTAGGTGTACTTGCTTGGAGCAAATGGCATTGGTATGGAGTATGTACAGTTGGGATACTCATGATAGGTATTGCTTTTAGTTCCTTATTTAGCTTTCCTAAACAAGAAAAAACAGTAAAAAATAGAGAATTCGAGAAAGGAAGTCATGTCTAA